The genomic region GCGTTCTGGTGCGTTGGGGATCAGCAGTATAAGAAAGAATTTCTACGCTGTCAGCAATTTGTGCAATGGCTTTGGGATTCGATCCCGTGATTGTTGAATCACCCATCAAGATATAGGAGAGCGGGACATCAACGGACGCTTTGAGTTCGCGCACGAGGGATGTGACAATTTCTTCGCGCATGGCGTCAAATGCTTCGAGGTCTGGTATTGTACTTTTGAGGTCTGTGATCGTTTCCCGAACGGGTTGACCGGTTTCAAAGGCCGTGCGGATTTTTGCGGTGACAGCGCTTTGTAGCTGGGCAATGTCGATATTGGCTTCCATCGCCTGTTTTTTGCAGCTATCGCAGAAACAGAGCGAAAAGAGGTAGCGTCCGCCAGAACTTAGATCAATACCGTGTTTTGCGTGGTAGTGCAGATGGCCCCAACCAGAGTAGGCGAGGGTTTCGCATTCGAGGAGGGAGATGCCGTAGTTGAGAACCAGATCGCGAGAGAGCGCGATGGCAAAGGCGCGCACGTCTGGGTTTGCCGGGCAGAGGGCCGATTTGCTGATGTCACCTGTGCAGCGGACTTCGGCACATTCGGGATGGGATTGCGCCTGATGGGAGTTGTGAAAATAGACGGTCCATGAATTGAGATTTATACCAGCGGATGCTGCGGCTTTTGCTGCTTCGCCCCACCAGTTTTCGTTTTGCATCAAAGGGCTAACATGTGGTTTGATTGCGCCGTAGAGCGATTCCTGTGGTTCGAAATAAATTGCTGATTGTGAGACCTCGAGTGTGTTATTGGCGGGGAGATGGGGACGCAGCATGTCAAAGGTGTGGTAAGCCGATGCCAGGTTGATGGCGTCGAGTTTAACTTCTTCGCGAAGTTTGTGGAGAACGGCGTCATAACCTTCGTCGCGCAAATCCCAGGGATAAGTCCACATGGTGGCGTTGAGTGCAGGCATTGGGATACTCCTTTCTCTGTTTGAAACATGGTATTTTCATTTTAGATAATTTCAAAGTGATTTTTGAAACGGGTTGAAAGGGGATTGACTTTTTTTCTAAAATATGGTATAACCTGTTTTGTATTCAATACTGTTTGGAGGAATGGATGGCAAAACTCGGATTGGGTGTGATTGGATGCGGCAATATGGGCGCGAGCCTGGCCAATGGTGCGCGGGATCTGGACTGCGCTGAGGTGGCTTGTGTCAGCGATGTAGATAGTGAAAAAGGCCGAGCACTATCTGAGAAAATGGACTGCGATTACGAAGCGGATTATCACAATATGCTGGCGCGGGAGGATGTGCAGGCGGTCATGATTGCCACGCCGCCGTTTTTGCACATTGATCCCACGATTGCAGCAGCCCAGGCGGGCGTGCATGTGTTTTGCGAAAAGCCCATGTCGCCGACGCTGGCAGGGTGTGATGCGATGATCGCCGCGTGTGAGCAAGGTGGGGTCGAGTTGGGTATTGGGCTGGTGTGTCGCTTTCACCCTGTGCATCGCAAGGTGCGCGATTTGGCTCGTGGGGGCGATTTGGGAATGCCCTTGTGTTTGATGGTGCATCGCCTGGGCGGTGGCTGGGGCGGTGTGTGGTCTGCATCGTGGAGAAAGTCAAGGGATAAAAGTGGCGGTACGCTAATGGAAGTGAATGCGCATGAAATTGATTTTATGCGTTTTGTGATGGGCGATGCGGAATCGGTTTCTGCGGCGGGTGGGCAGTTCGTGCAGATGGAGACGGATTTTCCAGATGTGGCACTCGTATCGATCCGATTCAAAAACGGTGGGGTAGGCGTATTGCATTCGAGTCAGGCAAGTGCTATTGGCGGTTATGGCGGGCGGTTGGATTGCGCCGAAGGCTCGGTGGTCTTTCCTACGTTTTGGGGTGGTGAAGGCGGTTTGCGCTACAAGAGATACGACGGTGGTGAAACGGCGATTGCCGCGTCGGAGTTGTCGCAGGATGAAAGCCCGGTGAGCCAGGAGATTCGCGCATTTTGCGAAGCGGTACTCAATGGTGAGGATCCGCCAGTGTCTGGTGCAGATGGTCGGGCAGCCGTGGAGATTGCGCTGGCTGCTTATCGGTCTATTGAAACGGGCGAAGCG from Gemmatimonadota bacterium harbors:
- a CDS encoding Gfo/Idh/MocA family oxidoreductase, giving the protein MAKLGLGVIGCGNMGASLANGARDLDCAEVACVSDVDSEKGRALSEKMDCDYEADYHNMLAREDVQAVMIATPPFLHIDPTIAAAQAGVHVFCEKPMSPTLAGCDAMIAACEQGGVELGIGLVCRFHPVHRKVRDLARGGDLGMPLCLMVHRLGGGWGGVWSASWRKSRDKSGGTLMEVNAHEIDFMRFVMGDAESVSAAGGQFVQMETDFPDVALVSIRFKNGGVGVLHSSQASAIGGYGGRLDCAEGSVVFPTFWGGEGGLRYKRYDGGETAIAASELSQDESPVSQEIRAFCEAVLNGEDPPVSGADGRAAVEIALAAYRSIETGEAIALPFEE